gccccgagcCACTTCCGGCCCCCGCGCGCAGCCAGGCCGCGCAGCCGAACGCCGACGCCCTCGAGCCGCCgggaggtgggggggcggggggggcgccgCGCTGCCGCCATGGGCCGGCACGGGGGGCTCAGCCGAGCGCCGGCGCATCGAGCGACCGCCGGCTACTCAGGGAGGGGCAGCGGAGCGCCGAGGCGGAGCGGAGAGCGACGAGGGCATCGATGGGcccggggacggggtgggggggtgtgagCGGGGGCGATAATCGATAGCCGATAGCCAGTAATCGATAACCGATACGGCGGGGATGGGATCACGGGACGGGAACGGCTACGCACCGAGAGgtaccgggacccccccccctcccctgggctcactgggaccccccccaggagACCACCCGGGGTCGCCCGAGAGCGGCCCCAAGGGGCCCGGtaccggggggggtggggtgtggggggtgcCCCTGGGGCCAGGGGGTCCCCTCGGGGCAGGGAGGCCGTAGGGCCGGGGGTCCGTAGGGTCAGGAGGGCTGGGGGTCTGTACAGGTcctggggggggagtggggggtccCATAGGGAGGCTGTAGGgtccggcggggggggggtggggggggtgccgggggctggAGGGTCACGGCATGAATCCCATAGGGTGGGGGTGTTCCCAGAGGGTCAGGGGGTCCCATAGGGTCAGGGAGTTATAGTTATACAGGGTCACGGGGTCCCAGGGTCACCTGGGGACAGAGGGGTCCCACAGCAGAGGGGCAGCTGGTCTGTAGGGctgtggggggctgtgggggtcccTCAGggccaccccctccaccccccccaattCCCGCTTTGGCGGCACAGCCCCAGGAAACGGCCGAGTCCATAAAACTGCGCAATCTTTATGGAGCCACTTTCACACGTCGGGGGCTGTAAAAAGCGGCGACCTTTGAGCGGCCGCGGGCGAGCGGGGAAAGCTGCCGGGACGGTCAGCGGCTGACGGTGACGTGGACGCGGTGCCAGGCGTTGCTGAGGACCCCGCGCAGGTTCCAAATGGGCGCCACGGTGTCGGGCTGCACGTTGTAGCTGCCGTCCACCGCCTTGCAGATGATCTCCAGGTCGGCACCCGCCGTCACCGGCGCCTGCAGCTCCCACAGCGCCCAGGCCCAGGCGCGCCCCGGCACCGGTCGCTCGCCCGTCAACCGCGCCACCCGCCAGGTCCGGCCGCCGTCCAGCGAGACGTCCACCCGCACCACCTCCCGCCCACCCCCGCTCCAGGCGTAGCCCTTCACCGTCAGCTCCCCCTCCGGCACCGCCGCGCCGGGGCGCGGGTGGGTGATGGCCGACTGCACCGGCAGCTCCTGGATGGCGGGCGCCGTCGTGTAGTCCACCGTGTCCCAGTCCACAGAGGGGGAGAAGCCCTTGTAGTCGTTCCGCTGCCAGTGGCTGGGGCTCTCGGTTGGGCTGACGGCCACGCGCTGCAGCCACTTGACACTGCGGGCGCCCACCACGCCAGGCACCACCACGCGCAGGGGGAAGCCATGGTCACGGGGCAGCTCCTCGCCGTTCATCTCGTAGGCCAGCAGCACGTCGGCAGCTGGGCTGACGGCACGGCCGTAGGGGATGGAAGCGCCGTAGGGGGCCCCTGCGGCGTCAGCGTCCAGCCCCTCGAAGCAGACGTGCCACTCGCCCTCCCGCTCCTCGCTGAAGCCGGCGTCCAGCAGGACGTCGCGCAGCCGCACGCCGCCCCAGCGGGCCGTGCTGATGGCCCCAATGTCCCATGCCAGCCCCTTGACGGGGCGGACGCGGCTCATTTCGGATCGGCGGTTGCCAGCGCACTGCAGCGTGGCCGTCACTTCGTGCTTGGGGAAGCGGCTGCGCAGCTCGGCCAGTGACAGCGAGAGCACCCGACCCCCCGGCCCCTCCACCCGCAGCCGGTAAGAGCTGGGATCCACCGCCGGCACCGGCAGGTGGTTGCGGGTGAAGAAGAGCTCGTTGGGCGTCAGGAAGCGCTCGGCCAGCAGTTCCGCCGGTGGCTCCGCATTAAACGGCTTCTGGCTGTTGACCCGCAGcccggggtgccggggggggtcCCCGGCGAAGGGGTCCTGGGTGGCGTCGGGGGCCGGCGGTGCCTCCTCGGGGCTCAGCTCCCCCACCTTGTACTCCCGCAGCAGCTCCAGGACGTGGGGCTGGCTGTGGACGGCGTAGAGGGCCCAGAAGGGTTCCAGGGCCCCACCGGCTGCCAGCAGCACCTTGTCGGCCCCGCCGGGGTGCAGCTCCACGAAGTCGGTGACGTCGAAGACCTCGGTGCCATGGGTCACCCAGATGCGGTCCTGGGGGGAGCGGTGCCGCCCCACCTCCTCCCGCGTGTACAGGGGGTAACGGGGGACGGGGGTGGCCTGGGCCGCCTGGGCACCCTGGGGGACCCCAGCCCTGTCAGTGGGGAATGCTGCACCTGATGCCCCCTCCCCAGGGCGGGGGGGTGCCCCCATTCCaccccctgcccatggcagaacCCTGGGGTCTCCCCCCAGAACCGGCACCCCAGTGCGGTGACTTgcagctggtggggggggggggatgtggcacccccagccccccccccccccccagctggaccctgctgtccccatcccagagAGGCACCAGGGGACGGGGTGTCCCGGAGGATCCAGGCATCGCGGTGCTGCCCCCCCGCCGGGGGACTCAGCCCCCCCCCGCTATCCACATCCCAGAAAAGGACCCAGGAGCATACCCCCCCTCCCCGGAGGGCCATCCCGGTGCTGCCCTCCCGGGACCCAGCACCTCCCCGCCGGTGCCGGGACCTCACCGTTCCggtgcttctccccccccccccccccccccccctcccaccgccGGTGTCCCCCGCCCCGTTCCCGCTCACCCTCCTCCGCCGCTCTCCGTAGGCCAGGACAGCTCCGAGGCCCAGCAACGCCGCCAGAACCGGGGCCGCCCCCCGGCGTCCCCCCGCGGTCGGGCTACTGGGGGGCAACCGGGAGCATCCGCGGcggggcagcggcagcggcgggagcCTGCGGGGAGAGCGGAGCTGACACCGGCCCGGGGGCGATGGGGAGGCGGCACCGGGGTCTGCGGGGACCCCCGACGGGGCCGTACCTACCTGCGCCCGGCGACGGCTCGGAGCAGCAGCATCGCGGCGGTACCTGGACGGGAGAGAGTGGCTGGGGCGGGCACCGGACACCGGGCCCCGTTACCGGGAACCGGTAGCGGGTGAAGCTTCCCATGGCCCCGGGGGAAAGCGGGCACCAGGGACCTGCGTGCGGCATCTCCGCTCCTCCCCGTCTCCTCGCTCCGGttccccccccaagccccatccTGGTCCCGGTTCACCCCGCCGCGCACCTGCGTTGCGGCTCCGGTAGCGCGACCTCCCGCCCGTCTCTGCCTCTTTAAGAGAGGGGCGATGGGCGTGGCCTCAAGGGGAGGGGGACGAGCCCTCCGGCCACGCCCCCTCCCGGGGCAGCAGGGGGGCTGCGTGGGCGTGGCTTCGACCTCAACGGTTGGAGGGGTCCACCGCCCTTAAAGGGGCAACTTAAAGGGGCAACGGCCGGTCAGATTTAAAGGGCCAGCGGGACCACCGGTTGCCCACCGCCGGCCCCGACTTTTCCCCGTAGGCAACCGGGGTCAGGCCCGCtcctaccaccccccccccccgccccgggggccaCCGCCCAGCTGGCAGCTCTGATAAGTGTTatcagggcagggctggggcctcaCACCGGTTGTTGGCACCGGGCAGGAGCCGGAGCCGTCGCTCCGCGACGACTCCGGCTCCTGCCCGGTGCCAACAACCGGGGAAGGTGGTGACCAATtcacctacccccccccccccccgctcccaaATCCCTCCCTGAGCACACAGagggttgtttttcttccccctccttttcctgctgtttggttttacttccattAAACACAGCGGTAAATCCAAGGGTTGAGTTTCTGTTACCATGATTGTTATTTAAATGCAATGGAGGAGCTTtctcaaagccaaaaaaaaaaaaaaataataataattatcagagaagaaggaaaaaaaaaaaaaagagaaaaaaaaaaaaaaagtgagaaaagctgCAGTGTCCCCATTTGGTCCAGGGTTTTGGCCAGAAGATGGTGGGGGGAGAGGTGGGGCTGCCggcatgggctggggggggtcttgggAGGGTtagggtcaccgtggtgggggaaatggggtccccagccccactaGGCACGGTCCCTGGTTAAATACAAGTCACCAAttcggtgggggggggggggggggggggggggggggagagggggctctGTCAGCCGGACCCTGGCACAAGAGAAGACACAACCGTTGCCCATGCCACAGCACGAGGCTCTGCTGGCACCGGTGCGGCATGGCGGCACCAACTCTGCCAAGGGGTGCAAGTAAAGCCAGAccctccttgggggggggggggcgggggggctgccccacagcagggGCCAGTGGGGAGGCTTCATATGAGACAGGTCCCTCCACCCCACAGCCACAGCCCCAGGAGCAAACAGGTCCCACATTGACCCACAGCCCTGGGggctccccagagccccccacccTCCAAGCAAGACCCCCAGGAtgggggcaggggacagagcagcCCCACGGACAGAGCGGGGTGCTCCTGGGCAGGTGCTGGGAGTGACAAGATCCAGCCTTGGCCGGGCAAACACCGGCTGCCGTGCTGGGACCCATGGCGCAGGCAGTGCTGCCCTCCACAGACACGCTGCCGCTTTGGGGTGTCCCTGCTTTGGGGTGTCCCCTTGCCTCACAGCTCCCTGACCAGAGTCACCTGCGCATCACCCAGGGGTGCTACCTGcctctctgcccccctccccagagaagggggggggggtgtgtgtgtctgtggggcCCTTCCACTCTGCTGCTGGGACCAATCGACCGATGGCACCCGGTAACATCCTGACTCTCCCGAGCGTGGCCGCACTGTGACCGAGGATTTCTCCAGCCAAAAaaactcctttgggaaagcagaagcaaaactaaATCAGCATGgtgcctccttccccctccaccgCCCCTGAGGGCTTGGGCCCAACAGgaccaaaaggaaaataaaaaaccaaGGTGCATCTTAATGGGACATTTCCATGACTAAAGTGCAAACCAGAGACATCCCTCGCCTGCTGCCGGCCCGGGGACAAACCGTGGAGCGAGAGAAGAGATTGACGGGTTCGGCACCACCAGCGTGGCTGCTCGCACCCCAACCGCGTCAGGATCACCGGGGGGACATGGCTCGTGGGGCGGCTGCAGCGGTGACGCGCAATGGCTCTATGGGCGAAGGTGGAGTGGTGGGGAAGGGTCACCAGTGGTGGCTTCATGGCAAtcagtgctccccccccccccccccccccccccccccgacaccccccctccccctgtaAAAAGCCCCCAGGCACTTCCGATCCTCCAGCAAAAAAAGGCCACCTAGGAAGAAATTAAGGACACTGCAGCTTTCCTACCCCCCAACAGCCAAACAGAAGAAAcaggagagggggggaaaaaaaaaaaaaataaagaagaaatccaTGACAGACCCCCTCGGAAAAATCCCGTGCTTTCCGGAGGTCTCTGGTTCCAGCTGGCTTGCCACAACGTGAACCTCCGAGGCCGATGCTGCCACCTCCTCGggtctctccccaccccagctctACGGGGAGGGTGGAAGGAGAGATGTTAACAGGAACCAGATTTACcaaagcagagagggaggtgggagagggaggaagatggAGGGAGAAATCAGAATATTAGGTCGCTATTTGCACCTATAATACAAAGTGAAgaagagtttgttttttttggaaGTTAAGTCCCCGGCTGATCTAGTTCCACTGCCTTCGGGATGGTGGTAACGGGTGTCTGGTGGTGGTCTTGAAGCATTAAAAAGTGCAGTTAGAGGGAGCTCTCGGGAGGGTTTTGTTTCAGACGGGTTTCTCGGTGTGCCGTTATGGAGGTGAGGTGTGGTGGACGGGGATGGAGGTTATATCTTAGCTCTTCCTCTCACGCGGGTGCTGGCGGAGGCCGCCCTTTAGTTGCTACAACACTGGCTCTTGTTCTGCTGGCTCTGCTCGTGCAGGTCCACGCCTCTGCTCCTGCCCGCCGCTCCGCTCGTGCTCTGGGGCTCGCTCTTTGGCAGCTTCTTGGCTGGAGGGGGAAGACAGGCGAGATGGTGGCGGGAGCGGGACGGGGGCTCGCTCTGCAGCACAGCCCCACTGCTGCTGTAGCCCGAGGGACCCGGCAGGACCCTGCCTTGAGCACAGCAGAGACTCTGGAGCCACCCCAGCTGCATTGACAAGGCCCACGCGCTTCCCCAGGGGAAAGAGCAGTTTCCCCTCAAGCCGCTCTCGCACTGAGCATCAGCCTTGGtgctcagccctggcagcagcactgcagcccaTGGCGCAGCCACTGCCGGGCCATGAGGAGCTGCGCTCACCAGAGGGCAGGACAGGCaccagctctgctcagcctccCAAAAAGCTCGGGGAGGGCGGGGGAAGCTACGCCCCAAGCAGACCTCCTTAGAGCCCAGCCTCGCCCCCCCAGCCGCTCCTGGAGCCTCACCAATGGCCAAGAAGAGGTCGTTCACATTCATCGCCGTCTTGGCCGACGTCTCCATGAACAATAGGCTGTTGTCATCTGCGTAGGCCTGCGCTTCCTGGAAGAAACATGAGCGGCCGGGTGAGGGTCTGGCGGCTGAAGCCCCAGCACATCTCCCGTGGCGGGGGACAGGCAAGGGAGCTCGCACCAGCCCAGCAGACCTTTGGGCCAACACTTACTTCATATTCCACCATGCGTTTGCTGGCCAGGTCAGCCTTGTTGCCCGCGAGGGCGATCACGATGCTGGGGCTGgcttgtctctgcagctccttcaccCATGTCTTCGCCCGTGCAAATGTTTCCTAGGAGCAGAGGTGGGAACTCAAGGCTCGTCCCACCGCTGGGCTGCAAGGCGGGTGTTTTAGAGGGACCCCCACCACAGCAAGAGCCAGCCCCGACTCCCTGCGAGGAGACGGCCCCCAGTGGAGCCCCCCCTGAGCCGCTCCCGGGCAGTTTAACCAAGGTGCCTCACGCCTGGTAGCCAGGAGCCCGGATGGGGACCCTACCTGGTTGGTGATATCATAGACCACAATGGCAGCTTGTGCCCCCCGGTAGTACATCGGGGCCAGACTGTGGTATCTCTCCTGGCCGGCCGTATCCCAGATCTCAAACTTTACCGTTGTGTCATCCAGGCAGACGGACTGTGTAAGAAACGCCGCTGTCGGGAGAAACAGGCGGCGTTAGCATCACATTAGCCACCCCCGCTGTGGGCAGGAACCCTCCCCGCACTCCCAGAAGGGATGTGGACCTGGGTGCACCCCGACCCCGCAGCCGGCTCCAGGACCAGCTGGGTGGAGGAGGAGCCTGTTAGTCGAGCCCGTATGTCACACCGAGCCCAGGTTGCCGAGAAAAAAATGCCAGCT
The Accipiter gentilis chromosome 16, bAccGen1.1, whole genome shotgun sequence DNA segment above includes these coding regions:
- the SUOX gene encoding sulfite oxidase, mitochondrial — encoded protein: MLLLRAVAGRRLPPLPLPRRGCSRLPPSSPTAGGRRGAAPVLAALLGLGAVLAYGERRRRGAQAAQATPVPRYPLYTREEVGRHRSPQDRIWVTHGTEVFDVTDFVELHPGGADKVLLAAGGALEPFWALYAVHSQPHVLELLREYKVGELSPEEAPPAPDATQDPFAGDPPRHPGLRVNSQKPFNAEPPAELLAERFLTPNELFFTRNHLPVPAVDPSSYRLRVEGPGGRVLSLSLAELRSRFPKHEVTATLQCAGNRRSEMSRVRPVKGLAWDIGAISTARWGGVRLRDVLLDAGFSEEREGEWHVCFEGLDADAAGAPYGASIPYGRAVSPAADVLLAYEMNGEELPRDHGFPLRVVVPGVVGARSVKWLQRVAVSPTESPSHWQRNDYKGFSPSVDWDTVDYTTAPAIQELPVQSAITHPRPGAAVPEGELTVKGYAWSGGGREVVRVDVSLDGGRTWRVARLTGERPVPGRAWAWALWELQAPVTAGADLEIICKAVDGSYNVQPDTVAPIWNLRGVLSNAWHRVHVTVSR
- the RAB5B gene encoding ras-related protein Rab-5B, which produces MTSRGAARPNGQSQASKICQFKLVLLGESAVGKSSLVLRFVKGQFHEYQESTIGAAFLTQSVCLDDTTVKFEIWDTAGQERYHSLAPMYYRGAQAAIVVYDITNQETFARAKTWVKELQRQASPSIVIALAGNKADLASKRMVEYEEAQAYADDNSLLFMETSAKTAMNVNDLFLAIAKKLPKSEPQSTSGAAGRSRGVDLHEQSQQNKSQCCSN